Proteins co-encoded in one Medicago truncatula cultivar Jemalong A17 chromosome 8, MtrunA17r5.0-ANR, whole genome shotgun sequence genomic window:
- the LOC25502275 gene encoding cytochrome P450 71AU50: MHQPIDPSDEKTHVVDRTNIKAISLDMIAGAFETSATVVEWALSELMRHPRVMKNLQQELDNVVGANKLVEENDLSKLSYLDIVIMETLRLYPPGPLVPRESTQDSTVHGYFIKKKTRIILNLWAIGRDSAIWSNNAEEFFPERFVDKSLDYRGHDFQFIPFGFGRRGCPGINLGLTTVKLVVAQLVHCFTWELPSNMTPNDLDMTEKFGLSTPRAKHLLAVPTYRLHGEAT, translated from the coding sequence ATGCACCAACCGATCGATCCCTCTGACGAAAAAACCCATGTCGTTGATCGAACAAACATAAAGGCTATATCCCTAGACATGATTGCCGGGGCATTTGAAACTTCCGCAACGGTTGTGGAGTGGGCTTTATCAGAGCTCATGAGGCATCCAAGAGTGATGAAAAATCTCCAACAAGAGCTAGATAACGTGGTTGGGGCGAACAAATTAGTAGAAGAAAATGATTTGTCAAAGTTAAGTTACTTGGATATTGTGATCATGGAGACCTTAAGATTATACCCTCCGGGACCACTTGTGCCACGCGAGTCAACACAAGATTCTACAGTGCATGGTTatttcataaagaaaaaaacaagaataattttgaatttatggGCAATAGGAAGAGATTCTGCGATCTGGTCTAATAATGCTGAAGAATTTTTTCCGGAGAGATTCGTGGATAAAAGTTTAGACTACCGCGGACATGATTTCCAATTTATACCATTTGGTTTTGGTCGAAGAGGATGTCCTGGAATAAACTTGGGACTAACTACAGTTAAACTTGTTGTTGCTCAATTGGTACATTGCTTTACTTGGGAGCTTCCCTCGAATATGACTCCAAATGATTTAGACATGACTGAAAAGTTTGGTCTCTCAACCCCAAGAGCCAAACACTTGCTTGCAGTGCCAACATATCGCCTTCATGGGGAAGCAACGTGA